TCATTACAAATACAGGTGCTTCACCAATCACCATTGTAAATGCTGCAAAGTCTGTAATGTTAAAGTAGATTATCTAATTCTTAATTCTGATTGGACAAGATATTCCTAAAGAAATCATGGAATAAAAATGTATTCTAATACCTCAACACTCTTTAGCTCCATCGTCCCCTCCAAAACTTCTATTAGTAACTCATGATTCAGTACAGATGGTTCAATGCCTTCAATCTTTCGTGAGCCTTCTAATTTTGGGATATGTGTCTGCAATGACAACCTAATGCAGTTTTCGGTGAATGCAGTGACCTTTAGACCTGTCAACAAATCCTCAATCTGTTCTATGGCATCAAACCTGTAATGGTTAAATGAACACATATAAGGCATGTGTACAAAGCACGcacacaaacaaataaaataaaaaagatgcaATCCCACTGTGGCTGAGTTACCATCTGTACATATGATCAAGATCCTGCAAAGACTTTAAAGCTGTTTTGTTCCTCTCAATCTCAACTTCAAGTTCCAATAGCTGTAaggtaaaccaaaaaaaattaaaaattaaaaaccctcctTACATGGTATAATGGACCACATGGTCAATATCATTAACTAAAGATTAaaaattctttgtatttgattattttggtcTCCTACTGTATACTTCCTAGTTCCTGTATACTCGGGTGACTCATTATTAAGTTCttgaataaaatttcctttacttataaaaaaaattaaaaattaaaaattctcaGATGAATAGTGAAGTACAACATGCAGGATAAATACAATGTTATATGATTTGGGGAAGATTAACATTTTGACTATATTGTATAAGCAAAAATTAACAAGAGGTTTGTTAAGAGTAAAATAGAATTAGACATTACAGAAAccattaagtttaaatttttgggaATATGATTGCAAACTCTATCGTACTTTCATAtattttacctatcaaaaatgATTGCAAACTCTCAACAAAAGTATACAAAACTAATGCAACTCCCAGAAAGCAAACagtatcaaacaaaataattataatgaacAAAACCTCCAACTTATGGTCTATAGGCTCATTTATCAAGCTTGATTCATCATCTCCATATGTAGGGCAATTAGCATTTGCACCTCCTTTTACTTTCTCCAGACCCTACAAAATGGCATAGGAACCCAGGGTTCAGAATTCAGATTGCCTCAAATAGAGCTTGATATATAAGTACCAAGTGTTGGGTAGAATTAGAATTTTGACATGCCCATTAGTATTGTTTCATTCACATTGTCCATGTTATGAAGAAAAAACTCcatcactttcttcttcttcttcttctttttttttttttttttttttttgaataattcaaTGGTTACAATAGCGTagagggggatttgaacctagATGTCCCCATTGGAACCGGGAGATGCCAGTCGAGCCACAAGGCTCTTAGAAATTCTGTCACTATCCCTTAGTGTGTGTGCACATGAGCTCGCTATTCTCTCACTTCTTTGTTTAAAGTGGGCAAAAGACATTTTTTAATCCCTTCAAAATGGTTCAGCTCTTGTTCAACCCAGTAATCAGGGTTGACTCTTGTTCAAATGCTACCCACTCTAGGCCCATACTTTCAGCTTAATCATGGGCTAATATGTCACCAAAagaactaaattaaaatttctaataatttaTCTTTAATAGATAACTGACCTGTGATGTAATAGAATCTAAATCACAATCCAACCTTTCAAGACATGTCTCCAATTGGGTAGAATCTGCaataaaaaagaggaaacaaacttaataaaaaaaccTGAGTGTATGCAGACTGGTTTGTACATAAAAAGTCAATACTGATCTTTGCCTTCCATGTTGGTTCTAGCAAGAATCTCAATTTCATTGGAGATCTTGGTACTTTCAGCATCCACCATGTTAAGCTCCTCTTTTAGACGTTCAAAGTATGCATCTATATCAAGTGCAAACCAATTCAGAATCAAGAgaaagctagagagagagagagagagagagagcaaagacAATGGAAAAAATGAATAAGAACCCAAAGAAGTTATCCTAGGTTTGATCTGCTTAAGAAAATGgaacaaacaaaaaggaaaaagaatataCATACATAGAATTCTTATATCTTTTCATTCAAGCATATTAACATGCCAAAGTGTTATATCTGACTCAAAAAGTGAACTTGTTCACCTAAAAAGGTAGAAAAATGAACTTCAGTACAAAGATCCCGTTATATAAAAGGCACCATTTTTATATCAGACATAGTTACATCTGTCATTCAAAAGTATCATTCTGTTTCGCAATGCAATTTTTCATTTGTGTGGCCCTGACTCACTTCATTCTCCAAAAACCCTGTACACCCAAATTCAGTACCTTACTGATGTAGGAGCAAAACCAACATTATTTTAGAATtcatattttcagatttttgtatttatctcatAGGAATTTGAATAATTGTACTTTTATTCAGATAGGGAATAGATTTCATTAGTTGTTAtcttttatctctttatttcctAGAAGATCTAGCTCTATACAAAAGCCTggttttatttgtattatgCAGAATAGACATTGattaatgaaattcatattAGAGATTTTCCAATAGTTAGGTGCTGATGCCTAAGTTTTACTTGGTGTTGATTCCAAGTGACCCCTAAGtgcttattattttaattttcttgatcTTTTATCTTCTCTTGATTGTTGTCCTGCATCACTTACCTTACAAAATAAGGAAGTAAAAAATGTCGAGAGCTTTGTAACTCAACTGACATCTCTTGATGTTTTCAActatgagaaatgctatgtccacaacattttctcaaaaaatccaaaatgacatgttgttattagttgttacGGTTGgtaagcaaaaaagtaattcgAGTTGCGAATTCAAATTAgtaccaataacaacttaccacctacTACGATTTGCAGTGAAAGTGTCGTGAAAATGTTAAATGTAGTATACCTAGCATTTCTCTTTCAACTATtgatgtgagaaaaaaaatattgcaggATTAGGAGTAGGACATACCAAAATCTTGAAGGGTTAAGGAAGCAACATGCGAAGTGGAGTCTAACACAATCTGATTCACTTTATTGTCGAAGTCGAAAGTGAAATCTCGGAGTAGTTTCTCATCGGAATCTGACGTAGTTGTTGTTAGGTCGGGAACATCATCGTCATGAAGCTCTGCCAGCTCTCTTATCCGACTAAATTAGatagcaaaaataataaattaaataattaaaagttaaaaaaaaatagtttaaaaattcaattgagagagagagagagaccgcCGGATAGTGTGGAGATCGACGGAGGCTGAGGACGGAACGGTCTCCATGTCCATCTAATGGGTTCCGGTGTTGAGACAGGTGCAAAGTACCCTCTCTGTTTCGTATCGTCCAAAATGCCGCCGTGTATCGGCTtgaacccaccaccaccaccacctccagtTATCGCAACTCTGCACCAGTACTAGCACACACTTTCTCACATTTCTCTCACCGCTCTCaaacttttgaatttaaatatgcTTCTAGGTCTGGCTAGAAAAGACtatgttttcaatttaaatgcttctatgttgaatttaaatgtAAAGTAGTACTACAAagtgaaattacattttacccctaaattatattcatattacactttgcactttaaatttttcaaaatgtgatttattttcttttgaaattaaaactttagatactattgtttccaaaaaaaaaactttagataCTATCAAAAGAAACATTAAGAGTTTGTTTGgaatctatttattttgttgaaattaaaaattttttactgaaagtattttaaataaagctaaaaattagctgaaatagtacaatgggatccatgaatagtatctAAAAGTGTAGTGGGacttataaatagtaacaaaaataagctgaatagtaaaataagttggcaaaaataatctttatcaAATGGACAATAAATGTGAATGGATTTGTCACAGGCAAAATTTTCATACCAACTAATATTTGCCAAAATGGGCCAAAATCACTGAAAAAGACTAAAACAGTCTAAAATTTGTCTCGAGGTGGAATAGGGGGTTATTCGTTCTAGTTTGCTAACAGATCCAaagtgttttggtcattttagccaaaaataaaataaaattaatagtgTTACTGTGAAAGACTCGGGTCTCTGCAACTTGAGTTCCACTAGGAAATgcttttttgtaaaaaaaaaaaaatcgatcaAATTTCGGATGAAAATGCCTCTACTTACTACGAGTTGAGATTTTCTTCCAAAATACAAGGTTGATGTTTTTGCCCGAAAACTTGCACATTGCATATTTAGAAGTCCTAGAAACATTTGAAAatgctctttaaaaaaaaaagggggggcaaatttcaaaccaaaatgCCCTTTACTATGGATTAATCTTTTTGTCTGAAATGAAAGGTCAGCTTTGTCACTCAAAAACTAGCACATAGCATATTTAGAGGTACTAGAAACATATGGCAATACTAttttttgtgggaaaaaaagttttcaaatgaaaatgaaaattcagtCATCTACTGTAGGTTAAGATTTTCGTATATAATAGATCAATGTTTTCGCTCAAGAACTTGCTCATAGCATATTTAGAGGTCCTAGAAACATATGGCAATGCTCTCTTGTGAAAAAATGTCTATCAAATCTCATAAGAAAATGCCCCCACCTATGACAGATCTGAAATTAAAAGGTCAACGTTTTCACCCTAAAACTTGCACATAGCATATTTAGAGGTCCTAGAAACATATGACAATGCTGTTTTGtgggaaaaagaataaaagaattgGTCAAATTTAGGACGAAGATGCCCTCACCTAGTATGGGTTAAGATTTTCATCCAAAATAAATAGTTGATGTTTTTTCCCAAAAACTTGCACATATCACATTTAGATGTCCTAGAAACATATGGCAATGctcttttgcaaaaaaaaaaaaaaaaatggttggtaaaatttcaaacaaaaatgcCCTTACCTACTACAGATTAAGattttaatccaaaataaaaggTTAATATTTTCCCCAGAAACTTGCACAAAGCATAtttagaggtccaagaaacatatgacagttctattttgcgaaaaaatttggtcaaattttGGATGAAAATGCCCCCACCTACTATGAGTTAAGATTTTTGTCTAAAATAATGGTTGATGTTTGTGCTTGAAAACTTGCACATAGCATATTTAAAGGTCCTAAAAACATATATGATATAGCAATGctcttttgttattaaaaaaggaaaaagaaaaaaaagttcgGTTAAATTTTGGATGGAAATGCCCTTGTCTACTACGGTTTaagatttttctccaaaataaatggttgaTGTTTTCATAGGAAAACTAGCATATGCATATTTAGAGGTCCTAGAAACATATGGCAGTACTCTCTTGTGAAAAAATGTCTATCAAATCTCGTATGAAAATGCCCCAACCTATGATGGATTAAGATTTTCGTCTGAAATTAAAAGGTCAACGTTTTCACCCTAAAACTTGCACATAGCATATTTAGAGGTCCTAGAAACATATGACAATGTTGttttgcaggaaaaaaaaattggtcaaattTGGAATGAAGATGCCCTCACCTAGTATGGGTTAAGATTTTCGTCCAAAATAAATAGTTGATGTTTTTACCCGAAAACTTGCACATAGCACATTTAGATGTCCTAGAAACATATGACAATGCTcttttgcaaccaaaaaaaaaaataaaaaaaaaagttggtaaaatttcaaacaaaaatgcCCTTGCCTACTACAGATTAAGattttaatccaaaataaaaggTCAACATTTTCCCCGGAAACTTGCACAAAGCATAtttagaggtccaagaaacataTGACAATTCTATTTTGCGAAAAAAGTTGGTCAAATTTTGGACGAAAATGCCCCCACCTACTATGAGTTAAGATTTTTGTCTAAAATAATGGTTGATGTTTGTACTCGAAAACTTGCAAATAGCATATTTAAAGGTCCTAAAAACATATATGATATAGCAATACctttttgtgaagaaaaaaaaaaaggtcagtTAAATTTTGGATGGAAATGCCCCGATCTACTACGGTTTAAGATTTTTCTCCGAAATAAATGGTTGATGTTTTCATAGGAAAACTAGCATATGCATATTTAGAGGTCCTAGAAACACATGGCTATActcttagccaaaaaaaaaaaaaaaagtcggtcaaatcttggaaaaaaaatggCCTCACCTACTGCATGATTAATGGAAGGATACTTTCATATTTGTAAGTGCACTTCACCTCACATGAATTATCTAGGAGtagttttgtaacttaatttAGGAGTATTGTAATTTAATATCTTCTCTAGTTATGCgatcttatattttgatttgaaacaTCAATAAATtgtggttttggtgttttgttCCTCTTTTCCAGGTTGTATCTTTGTACTTTTGAAGTCCTATTAGTTTAGTCAGTGGTAGGGTACATCTTTTTGGTACAAAGTTCTGTCGAATAAGTCTGGTGCCACACATTTTGGCACAACAACACCATCACtcctccaccaaccacaactcaccATGTGACGAGTTGTGGCATTTGTTGTGCCAAAATGTGTGGCACTAGATTTACTCAAGTTCTGTCTCACACATAGATCATTTGTGCTGACAAACATAGTTTCCATGTTAGTTTGTATTCCCAAAAAGTAGTCATAACTTAAAAAATTCcgactctaaaaaaaaaaaaaaaaaaacctgaaaattATTGGGCAACGTGTGTCTGTTTAGAAGGCAACACCAATTAGAAACGGAACCAAGTGAAGACAAAGGgggtttgaaaaataaaacaattgtcTAACTCATTCTTATAGTTGATGATCcctcaccaaaaaaagaaaaagaaaaacattttatacAAATTCCTAATTGTTACCGGTcttgatatttttgaaatatatggtCATTAGcggtattaatttatttataaatttatttggttttgttaaTACTCACATTACTACTTGATATTTCTCCCCCAAATTAATGACAAAGTGTTTGGCTACTTTGGTACTTTGGctagagaaatgttatgtccatggtattttcacaatactttcataacaaatcgtAAGTGACAATTTGTTATTGATTATTATGAgtgggcaaaaaaataatttaagttgtaaatttaaattagaactaataccaaaaaaagaaaaagaaaaagaaaaaaaagttgtttttggCTTCTGAACGACCTGTTTGGggtttcaattttcaagttAAAATGTTGAAGATTTGGGACTTGGATGTTGTTGTGTTGTTGTGTATTGAACGACCTGTTTGGacgctttattttatttagtttgtaATAAATTGGACatatttatagaatatattGCTAAGCGATTGAGTTTTGAGTAATTTTGAACttctatttgtgtgtgtgtgtttttttttttttttttttttattatttacttagaaacactattattttttagttagaaGAATAATGGATATATAAGATGATAgtaaatatgttttttatttgatttgcaTATGATGAAAAAACCAACTACAATGTTTTACACTTTTCTAGCCATGAATATAGTAAAAACTAGGTCTTGAAGAAGATGATTACAAAATCAATGATATATATTGAAAGGAAAATTTCAAtacaatttattataaaataaatcatatataatttttggaattcaaAATATCGTTGACttctattttattgaattggcgtgtattaaaagaaatatttctgattttcttttatttatagcTTATTAATATTGAATAGACGCACTTTTTTGATAACTTAATTTAGTATAGATTCTTATTATATTTCTTGttgttaaatgttaaatttttttgtttatacttGGGCAAGATGAAATCTTGATTTCCCTAACACCAATTGGTATTGGTTTAAagttaagggaaaaaaaaaacttaaaatattttagaattacAAAGCAACACCaagcattttaaattttatttgccAATAACTTCAACTCAATATATacaccaaaattaaaaaccaaaattacaTTGTTACATtgtcaagagccttgtaacttAACTAGTACCGATCCTAGTGTTTCCAATAAAAACATTAGTAGTTCAAATATCTTCTTCTGAACTATTGAATTAtccacaaaagaagaagaagcaaaatgtAATCACAAGTATAATTGAAGTTAATTACTTAAATATTATACGCAACCATTAAGacaatttcttataaaatatttcaaaatatgtCAATAGTTAGAATATAAATTAGCTCAAATCTCCCATAATTAGAATATAAATTAGTTTAAATCTCTCATTGTAATTATTGCAttataagaaataaattatttttgatgaACACATAAACGGATATCATCGTCAACACAACCAATATGTATTGAAGTATGTTACTGCAAAGATTTTCTTCGAGTTCCTTCTCTCCACATTGGCCAATATGAGACTTTTGTCCACACTTATGGCAAAAACGAGTTTGACATCTGCATTGAAAACCAATCATTCTTGATCAACTCTATAGTAAAACATGTtatgtttacttatctgtaaaagatgggaaaaaaaggaaaaaagaaaaaaagaaagaaaaaaaattcaaatctcaaGTTTATAAGAACATAAAAGTTAAGTGGTCAATGAAGCAAGAGTAATATGAGGTGGTGTCCTTCAAAAAATGCGAGTAATTATCAAGTAGCTTGGCCTTCAGAGTCATTGGTATTTCATTTTCTCACAAGAATAGTAGCTCTTATTAATTAAACTAGCTAAATTCCTACACGATGTGCGGTGtaacttattattagttttctacaatatttcaataaatttaccaagaattttgtaacttaattggaTGTCACCttaatttccaataaaaatattcatgatTCATACCCCTCAATTATtgatgtataaatttttttttgaataaatttccTTGTAAAAGTTTAtaatctttagttattttatagacaaaatagaaatcacacaatatatatgtgtgtgtgtgttcacaaattaaaaattacatgaTATAGTGGTTAATATAAATAAGCACGTTTCATGCCtactaaaaaaatgcatatatccttcaattattatttctcatataaatcgtagaaaaattatattaattttttttgagaaaaatatttaaatttcattatgctataacaaaataaatatatttattctatttcGCACATGTGACTGAAAGGAGTTAGGAAATTTAAAGGACTAAGATTTattttagtgaattcacaaatatttaattttatggcTTTTGTGTCAATTGCAATCAAAGTGCAACTAAACATGAGtaagaatgtcatattctaaatttattattattattccaactaaaaattatctcttatatatggtttataaaaataatcatataaattcatttgatataaataattaatgtacaattatagataattaatataagCATTTATTCTATTGTCTAATTTAATGAACTAATACTTTGATATAATGCAAACTTTGTTGATTTAGAATTCTAAATAAAGAGAACTTCAAGGAATGTGCCACATGGCATAACTTGATACTCTCTAATATGAGGtctctgtttatatatatatatatatatatatatatattgaatattgATAATTTATAATGAGATTCATTATTTATGTGAGAAGAGATAGTACCATATTATTGTACTCTGAACTACAtaataaatttccaaaaaatatattgtcATAAAACtgattgaaatttgaatgtaattttatagatgGGTTCCTCGTTTACAAAATGTGAACGAAGGTTCTAAATAATGAACTGCTTGTCGTATATTAGTCCAATTTCTTATAAACACTTAAAAGTCTGTCTACCTCAAAAAAGGGAATTACTACAGATTTGGCGAGTATATGAATAACTAATGTGTTAgatccccctcaaaaaaaaaaaaaaaaaaacctaatgtGTTAGATTATGTTCGCCTAAAGGTCAATGTTAATTTGACTCACTATgcttcatattttatttaaattgtacTTATATAATGAATGACAATGTGGACTGCGATGATATAATTTGATGTTGTCTAAAAGAAGAATTAGAATATGGGTGTGCGCTAAGTAAATTAATGGATAGCCTTGGCCCTAGCTATTGAAAATAAGTGAAGGACCTGTAGGGCCTTTAAGATGTGTGGCTCACAACCACCAGCTGTTAGGGTTTTAGGCCTCAGTTGTGATTTgattaaccaaattaatccaaATATGGGTAATTAACCAAATTATGTTTCAAGTTTGGTAAACATCACATAACATGGACCACATAGGGATAACTAAataatgacccaagaaaactagtgaaaaaaattgtttcacaATAAAAACCTATAGGGATTTAACCTTACAATCCCAAGGTAAACAAATTTActagaattctttttttttaaaaaaaatactagaatAAAATAgacttaaccctaaatctatcgCTATTTAAGTATAAATTATGGATGTAATCGCATATAGTTTTATCCCTACAAACTCTTCTATTTTAGATTTATTGCATGTGAACATTATCCGTTCACAACTCCAAGAAACCTCCCGAAGGTTTAACCAACAACTTGGATGTAGACTGGTTGCAGCAACTTCACTTAATCACCACATTTTAGTATGAAAATATAACTTTGGTTGATGTGTTAAGAGAGtttggaaaaattataaatgtgaACAGAAACATGGCTCTCATAAAATCTTGAAAAACTTTCTCTAGAGTTGCTTTTATATTTATCTTGTAATCCACAAAACCCTTGGTCAAAAGTTTGATAGAAAACACCTTAGGATCTGTTCTACATGAATCTCGATCAAGCAGGTTCGAGCAGTTGAGTTTAGTAGAACTCGATAGATTGAGCTTGTGTCAAAATGTAGTATAGTACCTGTCTAGTTTCTAACTTTCTTTCACAACTTCAATCTTGACTTCTTTGACATATTTTCAATACTAAACCAAGACTTACAAAGATTCGAAGTGTTACAAGAGTTAATAGTGTGCCAACATATTCTTACGGACATAACACCAGCCCTGGTTGCCATTCCACCACAATGTAGATTGTAAACCAACACCAATTCTATGCATGTCCCTCGTCAACCTGGTCCTAAGGGACTTTTGGGTTTTGGTATGTCAATCCACTCATTATGGTTTGATTTAAGATTTCCTGTAAATGGAATTTAATAGAATCCCATAGTTCCTATGGTTCAAGCAACAAACAATTTATTTTGACATATTCACTGGAAAACatggaaataaaaagaaagagtgaaTTATATATTGCAAATGAATCAAAATTTAAGATTCCTGCGACTAAGTTTCTATTACAAATGTTATCAAAGAAACTAGGTtcatgtttagttgtttcaaCGGGGATGAGATATATGATGTGACAATGTAAATAATAGAGAAATTATTAAAAGGATCTAAagaattatattttcattatattaACTTAAAAGGAcactacattttttattttattttttaccttaaatcaaaattcaatctttcaaaagtaatatttaaatCTAATACTCATGGTCACAGTTTTATAAAGGCAGAttaaattcttctaaaaaaaagcaGACTAAATTAAATAGGGATTTGGTATAAATACCCATGTCTATATAACCTTCGAAAAATGGTTTCATGTGTATATATCATGGTTGATGAGAAAATCCAACAATGTATGTTAAA
The Quercus lobata isolate SW786 chromosome 10, ValleyOak3.0 Primary Assembly, whole genome shotgun sequence DNA segment above includes these coding regions:
- the LOC115965738 gene encoding uncharacterized protein LOC115965738, producing MDMETVPSSASVDLHTIRRRIRELAELHDDDVPDLTTTTSDSDEKLLRDFTFDFDNKVNQIVLDSTSHVASLTLQDFDAYFERLKEELNMVDAESTKISNEIEILARTNMEDSTQLETCLERLDCDLDSITSQGLEKVKGGANANCPTYGDDESSLINEPIDHKLELLELEVEIERNKTALKSLQDLDHMYRWFDAIEQIEDLLTGLKVTAFTENCIRLSLQTHIPKLEGSRKIEGIEPSVLNHELLIEVLEGTMELKSVEIFPNDVYVIDILDAAKSLSKSSLQWFITKIQDRITLCTLRHLVVKSANKSRFSLEYLDRDETIIAHMAGAVDAFIKISQDWPILSSPLKLISLKSSDHSKEISLTFLCKAEEAANSLDIHIRQDISSFVDAIEKILVEQMHLELHFDDSSKK